The following are from one region of the Trichoderma breve strain T069 chromosome 5, whole genome shotgun sequence genome:
- a CDS encoding ARP2/3 complex 16 kDa subunit (p16-Arc) domain-containing protein: MSIIQQHTAASLTDAWRTVNIDILTEDSSVNFDTSTLHPPQPEVSEADVRTLSTQVRQLLRGGDAEGALRGCLETPVYNGTDGAKEAHLQTIIEVLQSIKASDMTPLLKGIYAAPGGSELLDVLMKYIYKGMASGAPAAAGLKSPAKMTPQSTGFTQIGSRPGASNEPASAAMSVLLSWHEKLVEVAGLGCIGRTMTDWRRV; the protein is encoded by the exons ATGTCAATCATCCAGCAACACACCGCCGCGTCCCTCACAGACGCCTGGCGCACCGTCAACATCGACATCCTGACCGAGGACTCGAGCGTCAACTTCGACACGTCGACGCTGCACCCGCCGCAGCCCGAGGTTTCCGAGGCCGATGTGCGCACGCTGTCGACGCAGGTGCGGCAGCTGCTGAGGGGGGGAGACGCTGAGGGGGCGCTGAGGGGATGCCTGGAGACGCCGGTGTACAACGGGACGGATGGTGCAAAGGAGGCGCATCTGCAGACCATCATCGAGGTGCTGCAGTCCATCAAGGCGAGCGACATGACGCCGCTGCTCAAGGGCATCTACGCGGCCCCTGGCGGAAGCGAGCTCCTCGACGTGCTGAtgaagtacat CTACAAGGGAATGGCCAGCGGTGCTCCCGCAGCCGCCGGGCTCAAGTCTCCCGCCAAGATGACACCGCAATCCACCGGCTTCACCCAGATCGGCTCACGGCCCGGCGCGTCCAACGAGCCCGCTTCGGCCGCCATGAGCGTCCTGCTGAGTTGGCACGAGAAGCTGGTTGAGGTTGCTGGGCTGGGATGCATTGGCCGGACGATGACGGACTGGCGGAGAGTATAA